The window CGCCATGGTACGTTTGCGGGCTTCGGCAATTGCGGCTTTAATAACGAGGTCTAATTTATCTTTGGGGATAATGAATTTATTGGCCAGTTTTTGAAAACGCTCGCTTACCCTGCCCTTGCCCGGCAAAATACTATCCAGCAAAGCTATCTTCGCTTTAAAATGATCCTCGTCATAAACAGGTGCCGATACGCCAAAAAGTTCTTTCGACTCTTCGTCAAAGGGGCGCTCCTCGCCCGAGTAAATCCTGATGCGCCGGCCAAATGCCACGAGTTGATTGATCATCCAATCTGCCCGCATTTTATTACTATCAACTTGCGCATTAGTCGAAATTATTTTCAACTCGTTCATCAAAATATTGGTATTTGCCAGCAAACTATCCTTCGGAAACTCTTTTGCAGGCGGCAATTTTGGCTTTAACGAGTCGGGGCCGTAGTAGGCATCCACAAAATCAGTATCATACTGTCCAATGTTAAGGCCCAGCCTAACGTATTCAGTAGCAAGGGTGTTAAGTTTCTTATTCTCGTCCAGCTGTGCCGGTCCATGTCCGCATGATAACATAAAAAACAGAGGTAAATAGAGCAATATTTTCTTCATAGCCAAGTATCCGGTTCGATGTAAATGTGGAACAAGATAATAATTACATTGTTTACGAATGTTTGTCTGAATCAGAATTTGCAGGATTTTTGAATTAGCAGAATGAAGATCGTATTTTTCGGCAATCTATATATTAAAGCCTCTTTTTTCAAAAGTCTTGATTCTTGGCTCTTGATTCTTGACTCTCTTTTTAGCGTTGCCTGCGGCCCGGGCCAGCCGCTCATACTACACAGGCATTAACCGCGAGGCCGGTATCCGCTTTTGTCCCTAACGCATTTGTCTGAACTCGAATTAAACGAATTTTTAGAATTTCTCGAATTTGCTTTTATAAATTCTGTTAATTCTTTAATTCGTTTAATTCGAGTTCAGACACCTTCCCGTCCAAAATCGAAAAACCTGTCCGATACCGGACGCTTTTTCAAAATAAAAATTACATAAATAACTAATAACAAACACTTTAGCATTGGTACACCTATTGCAAAACCTTATGCAAATTATAGCACAATGGATAAAGAAATTACGCTCGAGGTAACATCGCAAAAAAGAAAAAAAGGCGCGGTGATAGCGGTGATCAGTATAGCGGTATTGGTACTGCTGATTGTTGCTCTTCGGGGATATATAAAATCATCGGTAAAAAAAGCAGAGATCACTACCTCCACCGTAGAAGTTGGCAATATAGAAAATACCCTTAACGCTACCGGCGAGGTTTTGCCTGAGTTTGAGGAGATCATCACCAGCCCGATAAATGCATCTATAAAAAGTGCGCTGATGGATGCGGGAAATAAAATTGCTCCGGGCCAGTCGATATTAACCTTAGATAAATCGGCCACCCAAACAGAATTTGATAAGCTAAATTTTACCCTCGAATCAAAGCGTAACGAGATTGCTAAACTAAAACTCGACCTTGCTAAAAGCTTTTACGATATCCAATCAAACAACGACATTAAGCAACTGCGCATCAGCAGCCTGGCCGATGCCGTTGAAAATGCCAAACGCCTGTTTAAAGCCGGCGGTGGTACCCGCGAGGGGATTGAACAGGCCGAACTTAATCTAAAAGTTGCCCAACTGGAAAAAAAGCAACTGGAAAACGAGATTAAAAACAAGCAGCAAACCATGCAGATAGAGATTAAAGAGGCCCAGATTGCTGCTGCCATACAGGAAAACGATTTAAAAGCCCTGCAACGCAAGCTTGCACTGGCTAATGTGGTGGCTACCCGCACCGGCGTTATTACCTATGTAAATAAAAACATAGGCGCCAACGTGCACGAGGGCGAAACCCTTGCCCGCATTGCCAACCTGGGCAGTTTTAAGGTATCGGGCAGTATATCAGATAATTCGATGGAACAGCTGCACAGCGGGATTCCGATTATTATACGCATTAACGATACGCAACTGCGCGGGCATGTTACCAATGTTTCGCCATCGATACAAAACAGCATTATATCCTTCGATATCCAGCTGGATGACCGTGCCAACAAACAACTTCGTCCAAACATGAAAGTGGATGTGTTTTTGGTAACTGCCACCCATAACAAAATACTGCGGGTAGCCAACGGCCCGGCATTTAAAGGCCCTACAGTGCAGGACATTTTTGTGATTAACAACGGCAAAGCCGAACGGCGCACCGTTCACATTGGCCTCACCAATTTTGACTATGTGGAGATTGAGGACGGGGTTAAACCCGGGGATGTTGTGATTACATCGGATATGACGGAGTTTAAGAACTCGAAAGAAGTAACGATAAAATAAGCCCCACCCAAACCCTCCCCGGTAGGGAGGACTTTAAGAGTAATGTTAAAAAGTCTCCCCTACCGGGGGAGATTTAGAGGGGGCTGTGGACTAAATACATACCAAATGAAATTTTTATACACCATATTATTGCTAACCATTTGTTCAGCGGCATTTGCCGCGGGCAGTAGCGATACGCTTAGGCTTACCCTGCAGCAGGTGGTTGAGATGGCCAAGGCCAACTCTATAGCTGCCAAGCAGGCGGCTACCGTGCGCGAAACCAAATACTGGGAATACCGCACCTACAAATCAAATTACCAGCCGCAGCTATCACTCAGCGGCATTTTACCGGGATACACCAAAACGTTTACCCAGGTACAGCAGCCCGATGGCACCATACAGTTTCAGCCGATACATAATGATAACTCGTCACTGGCGCTTAATTTTAGCCAGAGTATCACCGCCACCGGCGGAACGATTTACGGGACCACGCAATTGCAGCGTTTTGATGATTTCGACAGGCATAATGTGCTTTACAATGGAATCCCCTATGGCATTGGCTATACCCAGCCCCTGTTTCAGTTTAATAGTTTAAAATGGGATAAACGCATTGAGCCTTTAAAATATAACGAAAGTAAGCAGGCCTACATTGAAGCACAGGAAAAAATAGCCATAGATGTAGAGGGGTTCTTTTTTGATTTACTGCTGGCCCAGGTTAACCTTAAAATTGCCGAAACCAATTACGCTAATACCCAAAAAATCATGAGCATTGCCAACACCAAATTTGAATTGGGCAAGGTTTCCAAAAACGAGATATTGCAATTGCAACTGGAACAGATAAACGCCAAAAAGGCTGTGGGTACCGCCAAACGCGATATGGAAATTGCCACCCTTAACCTGCGCAGCTATACCGGGCAGGAAGGCGCAGAGAAAATTGTACTGGTAGTACCCGAACACATTAGCCAGATGCAGGTATCAGCAGATAAAGTTTTGGCCGAGGCATTCTCCAACCGGTCGGATGCCATTGCGTTTTTGCGCCGCGTGGCCGAGGCTAAGCGGGATGTGGCAAAGGCAAAGGGCCAAAACGGGTTAACAGCTACATTAAATGCCAATTTGGGTTACTCAAATACATCAACCAGCATACCGGGTGTTTACAAAAACCCGCAAAACCAGCAGGTATTGCAGGTGCAGTTAGCCGTGCCGATTTTGGATTGGGGCCGCTCCAAATCGCGCACTAAAACGGCACTGGCCAACCAGCAGTTTACCGAATACGCGGTTGAGCAAGACAAGCAAACTTTTAAACAGCAAATTATAACCCAGGTATCGCTTTTTAATGTAATGAAAGAACAGCTGGTATACACCGCCGAGGCCGACAGTATAGCTTCCGAAAAATACCAAATAGCCCGCGAACGCTACGTATTAGGTGACCTGAGCATTACCGATCTTGGTATCGCCTTCCGCGAAAACGACCAAGCCAAACGCGACTATGTAGCCTCGCTCCGCGATTTCTGGGGCGCTTACTACCAGTTACGTTACCTGTCGTTATATGATTTTGAAACCAACAGAAAAATCAATTACCAGTAAAGAAAGTCAAAATTCAAAAGTAAAAATTCAAACCCGGGATAATCCAATAGAAAATTCAATAACTCAATAATTCAGTCATTCAATAATTAATCAACCAAATCACTAATTCACTAACTCAATAATTCAATAATTAAAAAGATATGATCCGTTTACAAAACATCGAAAAAGTGTACCGTACAGACACTATAGAAACCCTGGCGCTGAACAGCATAAGCCTTGACGTGGCCAAAGGCGAATTTTTATCTATCATGGGGCCATCGGGATGTGGCAAAAGCACGTTGCTTAACATCATGGGCCTGCTGGATGCGCCATCAAAAGGAAACATCAAAATTGCCGAAAAATCAACAGAAAAACTGAATGATAAGCAACTGGCACAATTCCGCAATAAAACGCTGGGCTTTATTTTCCAAAGCTATCATCTGATTAACGATTTGCAGGTGTTGGATAATGTAGAGCTCCCCCTGCTGTACCGCGATACCACTGCAAAAGAACGCCGCGCATTGGCAACAGAGGCATTGGAAAAAGTGGGTTTGGCCAACCGTATCAAGCACTTCCCTACCCAGTTATCGGGCGGGCAGCGCCAGCGTGTAGCCATAGCCAGGGCCATAGTGGGCCGGCCTGATATTATTTTGGCCGATGAACCAACCGGCAACCTGGATAGCGCTATGGGTAACGAAATTATGGACATCCTCATTAATCTTAACCGCAATGATGGCACCACCATTGTAATGGTTACGCACGATGAAAACATGGCCCACAAAACGCACCGCCTGGTACGCCTGTTTGATGGTTCGCAAGTTCAATAATTAACCGATTAAACAATCAGTCATGCTTAAAAATTATTTTAAAATAGCCATCGCGGTATTAAGGCGCAGGAAATTCTTCACCTTCATAAGTCTGTTTGGTATCAGTTTTACCCTTACCATACTACTTGTACTTACCGCATTTATAAACAAAATTGCCGGCGACAGCTATCCCGACAGGAAACGGGATCGTTCGTTGTACATTTCCAGAATGCAGGAGATAAACAAAACCGGCGGGCAAAGCTCGGGGCCTTTATCTTATTATTTTTTAAGCCACTATGCAAGTAGTTTAAAAACGCCTGTTAAGGTGGGTATTTCCTCTATATTCAGCGGCACAAACACTTATGTTAACAATAAAAAGATAGCCGTAAATTATAAATACACCAATGATGCCTACTGGGATATCATGGAATACGATTTTATTGAAGGCAAGGCTTTTAACAAACAACAGGTTGACAATGGCGATAAAGTAGCTGTAATATCAGAGGATATGAAACAGCAATACTTCGGCGATGTACCCTCGGTTGTAGGCAAGTATATCGAGGCCGATAACGTAAAATACAGGGTAACCGGGGTGGTAAAAAATGTGCCTATAACCAGCTACATGACCTACGGAGACATTTACCTGCCATATACTGTATCAAAATCGGATGTGCGGAAAGACAAAAGCTACCGCGGCGGCTTCTTTGGCGTACTATTGGCAAAATCATCGGCTGATGTGCCCCGTATGCACGATGAATATCAAAGTATGATTGACCGGTTACCAATGGAAAGCAAGGAATTTGATAAAATATATAGCCATGCCGATCCTTATATTGTGAGTTATGTAGATACCGGCAACGAAGGAAAATCGGGGGTAATGATCGTATTAACAACCATTGGCATATTTGCCTTACTGGTAATGTTGCTGCCAACACTTAACCTGGTAAATATCAATATTACCCGTATTATGGAGCGTTCATCCGAAATTGGAGTTCGCAAGGCTTTCGGCGCATCTTCTGTTACTTTGGTTTACCAGTTTATCGTCGAAAATATTATCCTTACGCTATTGGGAGGGTTAATAGGGGTAATACTATCCTTTATAGCAATCAAGGTATTAAACGGCATGAACCTCATCCCCAACCTTGTATTATCCATCAACTTTACTGTATTGGCAATTGGCCTGCTTATTTGTTTTCTGTTTGGTTTAATATCTGGTGTTTACCCTGCCTGGCGTATGTCAAAACTAAACGTAGTAACGGCCCTGAAAGCTTCATAACAATTATTCATCCTTTAAATTAAGATATTATGTTTAAGCATTTATTTAAGCTCATCTGGAATAAAAAGAAGCAAAACTTTTTATTGATGTCCGAGATGCTATTCTCCTTCCTGGTGTTAT is drawn from Mucilaginibacter ginsenosidivorax and contains these coding sequences:
- a CDS encoding ABC transporter ATP-binding protein; translation: MIRLQNIEKVYRTDTIETLALNSISLDVAKGEFLSIMGPSGCGKSTLLNIMGLLDAPSKGNIKIAEKSTEKLNDKQLAQFRNKTLGFIFQSYHLINDLQVLDNVELPLLYRDTTAKERRALATEALEKVGLANRIKHFPTQLSGGQRQRVAIARAIVGRPDIILADEPTGNLDSAMGNEIMDILINLNRNDGTTIVMVTHDENMAHKTHRLVRLFDGSQVQ
- a CDS encoding ABC transporter permease, which codes for MLKNYFKIAIAVLRRRKFFTFISLFGISFTLTILLVLTAFINKIAGDSYPDRKRDRSLYISRMQEINKTGGQSSGPLSYYFLSHYASSLKTPVKVGISSIFSGTNTYVNNKKIAVNYKYTNDAYWDIMEYDFIEGKAFNKQQVDNGDKVAVISEDMKQQYFGDVPSVVGKYIEADNVKYRVTGVVKNVPITSYMTYGDIYLPYTVSKSDVRKDKSYRGGFFGVLLAKSSADVPRMHDEYQSMIDRLPMESKEFDKIYSHADPYIVSYVDTGNEGKSGVMIVLTTIGIFALLVMLLPTLNLVNINITRIMERSSEIGVRKAFGASSVTLVYQFIVENIILTLLGGLIGVILSFIAIKVLNGMNLIPNLVLSINFTVLAIGLLICFLFGLISGVYPAWRMSKLNVVTALKAS
- a CDS encoding TolC family protein, coding for MKFLYTILLLTICSAAFAAGSSDTLRLTLQQVVEMAKANSIAAKQAATVRETKYWEYRTYKSNYQPQLSLSGILPGYTKTFTQVQQPDGTIQFQPIHNDNSSLALNFSQSITATGGTIYGTTQLQRFDDFDRHNVLYNGIPYGIGYTQPLFQFNSLKWDKRIEPLKYNESKQAYIEAQEKIAIDVEGFFFDLLLAQVNLKIAETNYANTQKIMSIANTKFELGKVSKNEILQLQLEQINAKKAVGTAKRDMEIATLNLRSYTGQEGAEKIVLVVPEHISQMQVSADKVLAEAFSNRSDAIAFLRRVAEAKRDVAKAKGQNGLTATLNANLGYSNTSTSIPGVYKNPQNQQVLQVQLAVPILDWGRSKSRTKTALANQQFTEYAVEQDKQTFKQQIITQVSLFNVMKEQLVYTAEADSIASEKYQIARERYVLGDLSITDLGIAFRENDQAKRDYVASLRDFWGAYYQLRYLSLYDFETNRKINYQ
- a CDS encoding efflux RND transporter periplasmic adaptor subunit — encoded protein: MDKEITLEVTSQKRKKGAVIAVISIAVLVLLIVALRGYIKSSVKKAEITTSTVEVGNIENTLNATGEVLPEFEEIITSPINASIKSALMDAGNKIAPGQSILTLDKSATQTEFDKLNFTLESKRNEIAKLKLDLAKSFYDIQSNNDIKQLRISSLADAVENAKRLFKAGGGTREGIEQAELNLKVAQLEKKQLENEIKNKQQTMQIEIKEAQIAAAIQENDLKALQRKLALANVVATRTGVITYVNKNIGANVHEGETLARIANLGSFKVSGSISDNSMEQLHSGIPIIIRINDTQLRGHVTNVSPSIQNSIISFDIQLDDRANKQLRPNMKVDVFLVTATHNKILRVANGPAFKGPTVQDIFVINNGKAERRTVHIGLTNFDYVEIEDGVKPGDVVITSDMTEFKNSKEVTIK